The following are encoded together in the Leuconostoc mesenteroides subsp. mesenteroides ATCC 8293 genome:
- a CDS encoding plasmid pRiA4b ORF-3 family protein, which translates to MATHNIYELDVTLKDFKPTITRTLLINGERTLAYLAYTLIASFELYGSHLFEFNQDLDIGRPTTLTYAFPIPDNLESFVEEGHQSVLSTKVNSLLGHPELTKQTNFVYDYGDYWEFDLKVKSVQTQDISLKQIPTILAGQGFGLIEDIGGLGGLQEYATAYKAGNLDRYHEWLGDDLPDIGSFDIEMANKKLKPEISLIKGQHEDIDWL; encoded by the coding sequence ATGGCAACGCATAATATTTATGAACTTGACGTGACACTCAAAGACTTTAAACCAACAATCACACGTACTCTGCTGATTAATGGTGAACGTACGCTTGCTTACCTAGCTTACACCCTGATTGCCTCTTTTGAACTTTACGGCAGTCACTTATTCGAATTTAATCAAGATTTGGATATTGGCAGACCAACTACGCTAACTTATGCTTTCCCAATTCCTGATAATTTGGAATCTTTTGTTGAAGAAGGTCATCAAAGCGTTCTTTCTACCAAAGTTAATTCGCTTTTGGGACACCCTGAATTAACTAAACAAACCAATTTCGTCTATGATTATGGTGATTATTGGGAATTTGATCTCAAGGTTAAATCAGTCCAAACACAAGATATTTCTCTGAAACAAATTCCCACTATTCTTGCAGGGCAAGGATTTGGCTTAATTGAGGATATCGGCGGTTTGGGTGGCTTACAAGAATACGCTACGGCTTATAAAGCAGGTAATCTAGATCGCTACCACGAATGGCTGGGTGATGATTTACCAGATATTGGTAGCTTTGATATTGAAATGGCCAATAAAAAACTAAAACCAGAAATCAGTCTTATTAAAGGGCAACACGAAGACATTGATTGGCTTTAA